The Silene latifolia isolate original U9 population chromosome 4, ASM4854445v1, whole genome shotgun sequence region CATCGTGATTATGTTGTAGTGCTTAAGTGAGTGGTGATGTTGTTACTGTTCCTTGAGAGTGCTGAGTGATTAGGCCGTGTCCATGAGATAGAGTAATATGTTGTGTTTACCGTTGTGACTAGAGTGTCGCACTACAGTGCAGTTGTCGGTGATGAAATAGTCGGATTGTGTTGGCAGTATGCCTTGGATGTTTTATTTAAATTGTGTAGTAATGGTGTCCATAAGGCCAATAGTTGTGTTTGATCCGGTTGTTTAATGGTATATGAGTCACCATCGGGATTTATTAGAATTTGTGTGAtaaaataggaagtttggaaccaAGTTGAGAATAAAAACATTCTGCCctaggtgacactcgaccgagtggccgcctactcggccgagtgaccttttatactcgaccgagtggtctccTTTGACCCTTTTTTTGTGGGcatttgaccaaatattgagcaTGTACCCTTATTTCGCGGTTTATATTAATTGACTTGGGTTGGATGACCATGATTGACCTTACATGGGTGATATGTGTGAATTGTTTATGTTTCACTACGTAATGTGACCTTTTGCAAAGTAAATGAAAATGGTTAATTCGACATGAGTTGGTTGATGACAAAATTGATATGATTACCTTGTTTGATGTATGTTAAGCAACGTGAGTTCATTTCgttgtgtaaaagtaagatgaaaaatgCAAGTTGTGTGTTGCATGGTGATCATTTGCATGACTGTGATTGTGGTCTTCTATATGAGCGGAAGTGTTTGTAATAGATGGGAATGGATGTTGAAatcacatgtgtgatcatgtggtatatttgacgcggtatatgcgtggcatggttttcggaaaatgggaatgttgagcATGGTTGAGTCACATGTCGAGTAATGTTGCATTGTTTGGTTGTTTCTTAGAATCCGCATGTTTATGATTGATTGGCATACATGTACATGTATGAGATTTGATGTGATTTATATGTGTgtagtaataatcgagttataccccgaaATTTATGCGTAGACTTAGAACCAATTGACTTGGGTGTTGTTGTGGGATTAGGGTTTCGAACCATGGGCGGGACCTTGTACCTTGACGTTTGGGAGGCTCGAAGGGTAGGGTTTATCCATGGCATTAGAACTATGTGTGATTCAATTATGGATTTGCAATAagtaagagagagtgttgaactTGGAACATAGCCATTTATAGAATTTAGTAACGAGTGTATGAGACCGTATTTTTGAGCATGTTAGGctaacttcgggacgaagttctcttttagggggagtgaatgtaacaattcggaaATTTATGAAAGAGAAAGTATAGAATGTGAGAAAGTAGTGAGAATTGAGTGAAGAACTTTGGGATAAGTGTGATGTTTAGAAAGAGCGTATACGGTTGATAAACATGTGAGGTGCGAGAGAATGCATGAGATTTGAGGAAAtgagagagtgaggtgaacttcagggacgaagttatttttaaggggggaagattgtaatactccgtatttaataattatataataataatattttaatatattATATTTAACGAGTTGGGCTTGAGacgcaataataataataatttaataataatacgatacATGTATGTATATGTATACCATACTAGCTACCCACATAGATATACCTTTCACCCTACCTTATCCACCCAACCCTATCCATTTGTAATCCACCATAATCCACAAAAGATAAGggataagagagaaagagaggaaaaaggagatttcgTCACCTCACCTCAAGATCATAAGGTAAACcatcttatactagcctttatgtttttatttttatacCTTTGACTCACCCGCGACATGAACCCACCGTGTGACCGACCGTGACCACCATAGGACCATCGTTGACCGCCCAAATAGGGCTTTGACCGTGGGTTTTAAAAGGGGATTTTGGGGATTTGAGTCGCGGGTTAGGGCTTCAATTTTAGGGCTGTTGCGGGTTTGGTTGGGTTCGGGTTTTGGGTGGTGGTTGTCGAGGGAAGAAAGGGGAGTTAAGGGGTGGTTTTGGCTGGTGTCTAGGGTGGTTGTGGTGGCCGAAATTCGAGGTACACTACTACGAAAACGCGGATACCGACGGCCAAAATCAGGCCGTACTGATGGCTTATCCGTTACTATTTTCATTTCCtggcggaaattccgtcagtaaccaGGGTCAGCTTATTTCGTCACTAAAATACGTATCCTGACGAAATTTCCGTCAGTAAATATAAatactgacggaaaaaccgtcgtCTGATACTAGCACACAACTGACGTAATTTCCGTCAGTATATGgatttactgacggaaattccgtcacataCGAGACACGTGGCATTTTTTGGCGGTactttttaaaatctgaaaaggcaggccctgacggaaattccgtcagtttttttgcattactgacggaaatttCGTCGGTATGCGTGACACGTGGCAGACGGGTGGAAAATCTGGAAAATCTTAAAAAATGCcaatgacggaaattccgttgGTAGTTTGGACATTCCTGACGGGATTTCCGTCAGTTTTATTAAAAATAGGGCTTGAAAACAGCAGCCTGctgcccagccacgatgcgtttttggatcgtttcaaatacaaccaaaacctgcaaaacacataaaaaatcgtcgaccgccaagcgggaatccattttcacgccGACCGCTATTTCGGGAATCAAGAGAGGCAACAAAAGAGAATTGAACGCAAATTTTTTACATAAAAAGTCGGTCAAATTCGTACATTGTCTTACTAATTAAACACGAATCACCAATGTTTTTTCATACTccctactagacgacaatactaacctaactaaaggctctaacctataggctcaataaaactaccaccTCCAAACCCGTATCCATCATCCTCAAAGTCAACCCGCCTATGTggattaaattgtgaacacgtgtttgggggttgagatgcttgcatatcagccAAAGCCTTTTGCATTGCCGCCATTTGTTCGGCCTGTTCACGAACTATTTTTTCAAGAACAATTCGAGAGGCTCGCTCATtattcatttgggtggaaagctgtgaaatcatACTAGGCGCATAAGAGAAAGATCGTCGACCAGCTTTGTTAGTAGGAGGATTATACCATATTTCGGCCCCTTTATCTCCGGTCCCAAATatccggttcttctcgtcaaagccCTTGACAGCCTTGTAGTACACCCGGATCTCGTCGGGAGACTGTCCAGGTGGCAATGGTGGACTCATCTCCTCATTGTAATCATGCtgaaaaaagaaacaaaatcGTTAGaaatgaaatatatatatatatatatatatatatatagaggcaagatccggtgagtttgccactttcCGTGAGTTACCCCTATGTATATATATAATTGACCTAATAAAAGCAATTGCTCACAAATCACAATCATACGCACAAAAAAAATTAAACTcctgtctctttctctcttctctctctctctctctctctctcctttaCTACCAAAATTGTTGCTACACTGTTATGAtaaaaaaatcacacaaaaatttctctaaaatcgatcaacaaattcatcgtttcatcacttttttttgtaaattccagaagttttacacaaaattcattaaTAATTTCGATTACTTCAATTGAAACTCTCAGTTTTTTTTAATACTCAAATTTCGGAAAACCCTAACTCTTCAAATCAcaacaaaggtatgaatatttCTTACGATTTCTTATTTAATACTCGAATAACTGCAGTATTTGAATTAATAACAAATTCTTATGATTTATGTCTTTTTTCCGGGATTAATAACATTAGTATTTCGATTAATTGTATATTTGTTGGGTGATTTTCAGGTGGAATGACGTTGAACACGAACAATTGATGCTTAATGGAATAATTGAAGTCGTGTAATAGAATAACTGATTTTGTATGATAGAATAATTACGTTACTGTAATAAAATAACTTGTTTACTGAGAATAAGGTTCTCTGGTATgtacagttattttaatgtagaaactcggttattgtaatgaagaaacgtAGTTGTTTTATAATAACTCAGTTGTTTACTGAGAATAATGGTCTCTGGTATTGATAGTTATTCTAATGTATAAACTCAGTTATTATAATGAATAACTCATGTTATTGTATTGAGTTGTAACTCAAATATAGCCAACTTTCtatcttttgtttgtttcatcttgtttaattgaaaaACTGGTTATTTTCAATAGAATAATTGATTTTTTTTCAATGAAATGAGTGAGATTGGTTAATACAATAACCAAGTTAATATACCCTCTTCCCGATTTGGTTAGCGTGCTTTAGAAGAAAAAGACGAGGAAGATGAAAAAGAAGCTAGATCATAAAAATTAAGAGGATGAAGATGAATTGGAATCTGAATTTGACAGAAGCAACACTGATTTACAACATAAATATTGAGTAATCACGTTAGAGTCGTATAATAATTGTCTTAAATTattacaataaccgtgattgaacTTTATAATAACCACGAGTGAGCCATTGTGtactataataattattattacaataaccgtgattgaacTTTAAAATAACCGTGATTTAACTTTACAATAACCGTGAATGAACTATTGTGTACTTTGTCTCATACTTCATCGTTGGAGTTAAACATTAACAGAAGTTGTCTTGCTGGTGTTTTCACTATTCTTCCCAATGAGAACCATGTCTCAATCAATAATTGAGATTGGTTAATGCAATAgcaaaatatgaaaaataaaatgatcTTATATAATAAGGTTAAAAACATCACTTAATTTCATTATATGACTATTTATTTCCAACATATTACACTTAAACATCTCCAACAAACTATATCTAACCATCATCATCATTACATCTAAGCATTTAAAAGAATACATCTAATAGTAGTAACATTacaaatattacatatatttatctcCAATACTACGTCTAAAAGTAGTTTTCCATTGAGAACTGTGTATTGTCGTTGTTTTCACCCTTCTTCTACCAGTATTTCTTCCTGGCCAAAAACCATGTTTTGCCTACTGATGAGGATTGAACTAGTAGAAAACAAAAGCTCACTGaaagaaataaaagtaaaaaagggtaagttataaataactaTGAAACCATAAGTAGATTATATAAGACCACAACAATAACTCTAAATTGAaataagttaaaacaatacaataattgagatgTAATATTACTATAACCAACTTAAACAAATTATATAAAAGGACGTCATCTTATAACAACTCTAATTTGAAATAACTAagctaaaacaatacaataactaagtttgaataatacaataactcggttaaagcaatacaataactattattaaTAGTATATATTCTAACATGGCAAATAAGAAGtaactacaaaatacaataactgagtttgaataatacaataactcgattaaagtaatacaataactgttaTTAACATATGAACACAATAAATAAGAAATAACTACAAAATTAGCAGTGGCTGGTAATTTGACGCATCGACTTCATTAACAAGCTGATGAGAACTTAGAGCAATGAAAGATAGAAACACGAGAGAATTGCGTTCAAGGAGATTGAATACACCACTGCAAAAACAATCTCTATCGACTCAAAAATTAGAATTACAAGCGTTTTTACTTTATTGTGTTGAGTTCCAGTCATATAAATTGTAAATCCTCAAGTTGATCGAAATTTCATTTGGAAAATCATAGTACCGAGTGCAATAAATTTTGATTTTGTTAGATTATTTTTAAATGATGAAATTTTGATTGAAATTGATAAAAACAATTGTCTCATGGAAGACGTAGAAGCATTTGAGAAGGAGGGAGAGAAGGTGTGTTTGACAAAATGAGAACATAAAGATGGCAGGGGCTGAAATTTGAGGATTTATTGAGTTTGCTAGATTAAATCTCAGCCATCAATCTTAGTTTAGATCAAGGGTTCAtatttagaggggtaactcaccaaaagtgacccaactcatatgatcctacttatatattatatatatatatatatatatatatatatatatatatatatatatatatatatatatatatatatatatatatatatatatatatatatatatatatagaattaggatcacatgagtccatcctatctttttagtctcgtgagtccacttatgtatcacatgtTGTACTCGAAAATATCACgtttaaaaaaattttttttttttttttaagtcttagctgtgatattgtttagtataagcTCTGATATTGTATCTAGTCCACgagtccagtaaaagagtatcacaagttatacaaaacaatatcacacattacaataaacaatatcactggttgtactaaacaatatcacgagttatactaaacaatatcacagtttaccCTTTTTACGAGAACATCATTAGAACCAAATTGGAGTAGGGACGACTACACTATTTGTTTAAATGATTAAAAACCTGATAATCTTTATACGGTTTTACAACTAAGTGATAAGGATATCAATCCTAAAGCTACTCTAGGTTCCACGCAAGACAAAGATCAAGAATAATGCAGTCAATTATTCTTGATTGACAATGATTTTATTTGTTTCTATTTGCGTATCAATTAGCCTTATTCTTCCCTAATTATGTGTGAATATAATATGGTAGTTTAGGCAACATATATCTTGCTTGTTGTATATATACATGTATTCTGTTTACTTTGTAAATCATCAAACATTAATACAATAGCATCTTAAATTATCTTGTATCTCTTATACTAAGTTCTCATTTGATCGcatcaatgaagatggttttGCTGTTATCACTATTCTATTTGTAATTTTCATGTCATCTGACGAATTACGCGGAAACATATGCTCTTTAACGTATTTAAAGTAAAACTAATGTTAGATGACCTGTGTATTACGTGTATCTTCCACCTAGTTGATTTAATAGTTCATTTGATGTATTGCAGATGCAGTAATTTTTAGACATCATGTATATACAATTCATACATAATTCTTTATCGAATGTGTCGCCCTGCATCATATGTTTATGAATTGTCTCTACCTGTATCCTGTGTTTCTGAACCACACTTGCGCCAACCTCCTGCTACGATGGTAATTGGTAAATTTGCATTATGCTTTTCTCGGATGGTATGATGAAAACTGTCGTCACCAGTACTATAAATGATGTAAATTACGTGTGACTGATATTACtttgtataacgtgtgatactttTTTGGACTCACGGGACTAAAAAAGATAGGTGGACTCTTGGATcttgctttatatatatatatatatatatatatatatatatatatatatatatatatatatatatatatatatatatatatatatatatatatatatatatatatataccgttctttgtaataaaaatagggtattgctctttcacatacgcattttactcttTTACATACGCATATTACACTTTTACCCCTTCCATTTTTCAATTTTCTTTCATCCCTCGTCTCTCATATTTCATATTCCCCACCATTGGCACCACCTCCATTTCCCTACCGGACCACAACCAACCTCCTATCACTAGCGATCCCACCCACTAGAGATACCACCTGCTTACCCCAACCGCCGATAATTACAGTCACGACTCCACCAACAAACCACCCTGGCCTTCACGCAACCCCAGTCGATCTTGATAACGTAATAATTCCCACACGGTCGCACACCACCATGTTCCCTATTTTCTCATTCATGTTAAAATTCATTAATTGAACAAAATGACAAGACAATTTGACAAGTAATATGGACATTGTATTGGTATTTCATATAGTTGAAGAAATGCGAAATGCGGCACTGCAATATTGCGTCAAACAAAGCAATCATATGAATTCCACTAATAAAAGAGAGAACTTCTTGCCAAGTCAGTCCAAAATCGTTAGTAAAACGCAAATTGCATGTCTTTCAACTCAGCCAAGTTAATTTTTGCGCAATGCAATTTTGTCTAATATAAAGCAAATTAATgtagtttttttttataaatcGAAGTAATAATTTGTTCAATAAGATTCATAATTGAAGAACTTGAGTGAAATTTAATTAGGATTTTTTATAAGAGAGGGAAAAGATAAAATTAAGGTTTTTTAGTTGAGGAAAGGGTAGTGTTTGGAAATATTATGAAAAAaatatatgtgaaagagtaaatgtcgtatgtgaaagagtaacccactcgcccttcttatttttcttcgtttCATAAACAACTTGTACGGAGTGGCCTCTTCACCCTGAAAGtagtatggaaacaagtaaaatcaagtatatatttgtcaatcatatatattaaccactttttaaaagcaatataaataATACTTACAAATTCCTTAAAAGtatcggagcaactcttccgaccaagagtgtgggtgcccaatgctttcccatctttaccacccgacttcctatttgtCGTGTTGATTTTTGAATGTTTGGCAAAAGTGGAATCTTCAGGCCTAGTCTTAAGGTTCTCCCACCAAGTAGTTTCGTGCACCCACTTTGGCTTTTTCTTATTATATTTCAGTCCattaataagagtggtaatccgtCTCGTTACCCTCGACTGCCACTCAGGCGTAGGATCATAGCCAcgatcgatggatcttacatgactctgtttcaaaaacaagtgtgaaattagttatataatacttaagaaaattattataaacttacgaaaattattattgaaatacATAATTATAGATAAGTGTCAAAttaattaccgcaaagtaattccacatcttctAACGCTGTGTGAGgctcgcttcaccccacctagtgaagtactcatctcctaGGTTACGGGTGAACGACCAAGTGGCATATCCTAGGTTACgggtaaaaattaaaaaattaacataaacttaccaaaaatgatcTGGCCGACCACGAGCTGATGAGAGAATCACCTGCATGCCCTCCTGCGCCCGTGTTGGAGGTTCAGGATTGGCCTCATCCTCAATCTCCCCGTCCTCCCGATCATGTTGAGATGCACTACTATTGCTCCCAAAAACACGGCGAAAAATATTCGCCATAATCACTGCTTAAAAACAATTCAAATTGTTAGTTCAAAGAAAAAATCGTTAGTTCAAATCAACCATTTCTGcagggtatatataaacaatgGAAACGAACACTAACTATAATTTTAAACaatgcaaattttattgaatgtttaaaatTAAAACTTTTTTACAAATGtattaataattgtacaattacaactaatcctcctcactatcactgtcactacaaatcaaagaggttcatcatctgaaaaaagcaCTCCTACTTCTTCTTCTGATTCCTTATTTTTgtatctaataagttcttcaacttcatcttcatccccttcttctccGACGTCTCTATCATATTCCCTTTGACCTCTTTCCACTGCcacttcgtatacatcttcatcctctatatcttccaacaaaatcggtgaaattgagtgatcattcataaccacatcttcttgaaagacactttcttcaataggagcatcaacttgttatcttgccttggttttaaaaacagcggaccactgaataccttgattacctttcttaatggttggataaggagcataacaaacttgatcgacttgaaaagctgccacaaatgggttatgtccacgaagtttctttttctcatttacatcaacaagtccataaaccttatggatactaagtccttgtggggaattatcaaaccaatcacatttaaacaatataaccatataaaccctttgctcggcataataagaaagctcaattacttcattaagggttccatagtagtccaacccttcagttgaattcacagaaaccccattgcttaacgtagatttcgaaacatcaactccctccttaaaagctcgaaatttatagccattgatggaataccgtctccaagacttcaccatgttactaggacccaatgttaaagctattattagatgatccttccatctatgaacctatgaataaaaaaaatgttaattaagttgttatattttttttcaaTATTTAATAAGAAATTCAAATTTGtagttcaatttcaaagaaaataaTGTACCATCACTTACTtcatttcggaaccatttcggaaaacttttGTCATGTTTTGCCCAACCATCATCAGAGGACGTGACATCAGGAAATTTGAttttgatatgtgtctcaaattccctataagtagggaaagcgtgttttagttatgtattacctataaattcgatctaatttgataattaaaaaacaattgattaatgatgaagtattaacttacttttcataagtctcTAAAAATTCTCCACAATTCCTTAGCgcataaaaatgagcttcttcatactctttctcagtcaagtacctctgtatacatttcccggttgtagttctcatgtcatcattgaataactcaggtaacttaAATTTTAACTGGTCATCGGATTTAaaccaacatctaagtcttttgcttttgtgtcaatgtgatcttcgaaataaaaggaacagaaatttgaaatttcctccAACAAAAAAACGTTGCATATtaaaccctccacccgagctttgttgccaatatttttttttaaatgattaggaaatctctcaaatggatacatccatcgatattgaacaggtcctccaactttcgcttcataaggtaggtgaagaggcaaatgctccatggaactAAAGAAAGAcagggggaaatatcttctctaacttgcatattatctccgcaatgtttgactctagacgttccatagaatcaactctaatcatAGAAGTACACatgtctctaaaaaattggcttatctcagttattgtATTCCAAGAACCGGTCAGGAGCTACTCTTTCAATGCAACagggagtagtcgttccataaagacatgacaatcatgacttttcatggaatgcaacaccatctttttatggtcaacatacccactcaaatctgaagcataaccatccgggaattttaaattagcaacccagtcacatagagcctttttctccgcggttgataaaacaaacctagatcaTATGGGCCGTTTATAGAAAAGTTCATTAAAGTCGTCTTTACCCTTAgggccaaatttagttttacctggtacatccatcatggtgttgataagttgttaaaaaaaaatttctcaatgtgcataacgtctAAGTTATGTCGAATCAGCAATGTTTTCCAGTagggaagttccca contains the following coding sequences:
- the LOC141653620 gene encoding uncharacterized protein LOC141653620, with protein sequence MVKSWRRYSINGYKFRAFKEGVDVSKSTLSNGVSVNSTEGLDYYGTLNEVIELSYYAEQRVYMVILFKCDWFDNSPQGLSIHKVYGLVDVNEKKKLRGHNPFVAAFQVDQVCYAPYPTIKKGNQGIQWSAVFKTKAR